The stretch of DNA TGCCGCCGGTCCGGCCCGGCAGCTGCCCGACGGCCGTGTACGGCGTGCGCGAGCGCGTCGGCTCGAACAGGGCCTCCCGGTCGGGGCCCTCGGCCTTCAGCAGGGCCTCCCAGCGGGCCCTGAGACAGCCCGCGTCGGGAGCCACCGGCCAGCCCCGGCCCAGCCGCAGCGGTGCGACGGACCACGGCATGAGGTCGGCCAGCGGCGGAGCGTCGTCGTGCGTCACGCCGGGCATCGTACGACCTGAACCGGACGGGCGGGTCAGGTGGCGTCGAGGGTGACCGTGAAGGAGAAACGGTCCCCCCGGTAGTGGATCACCGCCACGTCCAGCGGCCGCCCCGCCGCGTCGTAGGTGATCCCCGTGTAGTGCAGGATCGGGCTGAGCAGCGGGACTTGCAGCAGCCGCGCCGTCTCCGGATCGGCCAGCCGGGCCTGGACGGTGTCCGTGATCCGGCTGATGTCGGCGCCCACCACGTCCCGCAGCACCTTGGTCATCGGCCACCGCACCAGATCCTCCGGCGTCATCCGGCGGGCCAGCTCCGGACGGACGTAGTTGCGGGCGTGGTTGGTCGGCTCACCGGTCTTCTCGTCGCCGCGCAGCCGGTGGTACGTCGCCACCTCGCCCAGATCCGGGAAGAACTCGGCCAGTTCGGCGGGCACCGCCTCCGTACCGTGGGCCAGCAGCTCGGTGGTCATACCGGACTGCTGGGCCACGATGGCGTCCACCGAGCCCAGCAGCCGCACCGGGGCGCCCCGCCGGGCACCGGGCTCGATGAACGTGCCGCGCCGCCGGTGCCGGGTGATCAGCCCCTCGTCCTCCAACTCCTTCAGCGCCTGCCGCATGGTCAGCACGCTCACGCCGTAGTGCCCCGCCAGTTGCTCCTCGGTGGGCAGGCGCAGCGGGTCCTGGGGCGAGCGGCCGAGGATCGAGGCGCGCAACGACTGCGACACCTGGTACCACAGCGGCAACTTGCGGTTCAGGACGATCGAATCCGGGGCGAAGGAGGTCACGGTTCATCCGTACCGGTAGGGAATCGATCAGGGCAAGGGGCGGAAGTGACGCTCGAGCCCCTGCCAGACGTCGTCGTACCGCCGCTGACGGTGCTCGGCCCCGGCCGCGTGCGGCGTGAGCGTCAGCGGCCAGCGCGTCTCGAACATGAACGCCAGCCCGTCGTCCACCTTGTGCGGCTGCAACTCCGCCGCGCTCGCCCTGTCGAAGGTCTCCCGGTCCGGGCCGTGCGCCGACATCATGTTGTGCAGCGAGCCGCCGCCCGGCACGAAGCCCTCCGCCTTGGCGTCGTAGGCGCCCTCGATCAGGCCCATGTACTCGCTCATCACGTTCCGGTGGAAGTACGGCGGCCGGAAGGTGTCCTCGCCGACCAGCCAGCGCGGCGCGAAGACGACGAAGTCCACGCCGGCCAGGCCCGGGGTGTCGGAGGGCGAGGTCAGCACCGTGAAGATCGACGGGTCCGGGTGGTCGTACGAGATCGTGCCGATCACGTTGAAGCGGCGCAGGTCGTAGACGTACGGCACGAGGTTGCCGTGCCAGGCCACCACGTCGAGCGGGGAGTGGTCGTAGATGGCGGTCCACAGGTTGCCGCAGAACTTGTTCACCACCTCCACCGGGCCCTCGGTGTCCTCGTAGGCGGCGACCGGAGCGCGGAAGTCGCGGGCGTTGGCGAGGCCGTTGGCGCCGATGGGGCCGAGGTCGGGGAGGCGGAAGGGGGCGCCGTAGTTCTCGCAGACGTAGCCGCGGGCGGTGGCGTCGAGAAGCTCCACGCGGAAGCGCACCCCGCGCGGGATGAGCGCCACGTCGCCCGGCTCGGCGTGCAGCAGCCCGAACTCGGTGCGCAGCAGCAGCCCGCCGCGCTCCGGCACGATCAGCAGCTCGCCGTCCGCGTCGCCGAAGACGCGCTCCATCGAGGAGTCGGCGTGGTAGAGGTGCACGGCCACTCCGGTGCGCTGGGTGGCGTCGCCGTTGCCGCCCAGCGTCCACAGTCCGGCGAGGAAGTCCGTCCCGCGGGCGGGCTCCGGCAGCGGGTTCCAGCGCAGCCGGTTCGGGTCGGGCACCGTCTCGGTGAACGGCGCCGTGCGGATCGCGCCGTTGCCGGTCCGGGTGAACGCCGGGTGCGCGGCCGACGGGCGGATCCGGTACAGCCACGAGCGGCGGTTGTGGGCCCGCGGCTCGGTGAAGGCGGTACCGCTGAGCTGCTCCGCGTACAGCCCGAGCGGGGCGCGCTGCGGGGAGTTGCGGCCCTCGGGCAGTGCGCCCGGAACCGCCTCGGAACTGTGCTCGTTGCCGAACCCGGAGAGGTAGGTCAGTTTCTCGGCGGTCTTGCGTGCGTCCCCGCTCATGATCGCTCCCTTGCAACCTGATTCCTATGGAACACCGTAGGATTGGCCTTTCCGGGGCGCAAGACCCCCTACTCCGGGCGGAGGGCAGAACCCGACCTCAGGGGGATCCGGTGGGTCCGGCCGCTGCTCTAGGCTCCCCAGTCATGTCGTCGTGGACGCGGGGATCACTCGCTGCGCTCGCGGTCTGTGCCCTGCTCCTGGCCGGGCCGGCGGGCTGTGGACCGGAGGGCGCGCACGGGCCGGTGGACGGGAAGCCGCCCGAGCCCGTGGGCAAGCTCCTCGACCACACCGACGAGGAGGGCCGGCGCTACCGCGAGGTGGACCGGAAGACCGCCCCCGAGGTCCGTGTCGAGGTGCGGCCGGACACCGACGGCGACTGGGACGTACGGCTGGCCGTGCGTCGCTTCCGCTTCTCCCCGGACGGCACGGCGGCCCGGGCGACGGCTGGACGCGGCCTCGCCGAGCTGCTGGTGGACGGCCGGCTCGTCGTCCGCCTGCGCGCCACGGAGTACCGCCTCTCCGGCCGGTTCGTCCCCCACGGCACCCATCACGTCACCGTCCGCCTCTACGCCGACGACGGCACGGTCTGGGCGGTCGCGGGCCGTCCGGTCCAGAGCACGGCCGACATCACGGCCGCGCCCCCGGAAGCGCCGGAGTCGCCGGAGCCGTCCCGGTCCGTGTCGGTGAAGGCACCCGCCCCGGCCGCGTTTCCGAAGCCGTAGCGGGGTCGCGGTCCGGCCTGCCGGGGGCGCGCTTCACCCGCTCGTCGGGGGAGGGCATGATGAAGCCGTGTCCCACCCGACCCCGCTTCGCCGTGCGCCCGTGCAGCGGCGCAGCGCCGAACGGCTGACCAGGATCCTCGACGCCTGCGCCGATCTCCTCGACGAGGTCGGCTACGACGCGCTGACCACGCGTGCCGTCGCGGAGCGCGCCGGTGTGCCCATCGGCTCGGTCTACCGGTTCTTCGGCAACAAGCGGGCGATGGCGGACGCGCTCGCCCAGCGCAACCTCGACCGGTACACCGAGCGCGTCGCCGAGTGGCTGAAGAAGGCGGAGAAGGCGGAGAAGGCGAAGAAGGAAGGGACGGAGGGGACGGAGGGGAAGGCGGGGAGCGGCGGATGGCGTGCCGCCATGGACGCCGTCCTGGACGAGTACCTGGCCATGAAGCGGACCGCCCCCGGGTTCTCCCTCGTCGACTTCGGCAACCAGATCCCTGTCGGCGCCCGCTACGCCGAACCCAACCACCGCGTCGCCGACCGGCTCACGGACCTCCTGTCCGGCTATCTGCGCCGCCCGCCCGACGACGACCTGCGGCGCACCTTCCTGATCGCCGTCGAGACCGCCGACACCCTGGTCCAACTCGCCTTCCGTGTCGACGCGCAGGGCGACGAGCGGATCATCGAGGAGATGCGGCGGATGCTGCGTGCCTACCTGGCGCGGGTGCTGGACTGAGGCCGATTTCCCGGTGCCGTGAGGTGCCGGCGGGGAGGGGCGGGAAACGGTTGCGCCGGGCGGGGGAAAGCTGACGGCGCGTCGGGTGCCGGTCGCCTCACGACGCGAACGCATGTGAAAGACAGTCAGATGAAAGAGCGATTTGTATGAAAATCGTCTGACTCGGAGGAACACGCATGCCCACCCTGACAAACCCACGCACCTTCGGCTCCCGCGTCGGCGCCGTCGCCCTGACGGCCCTGACCGCGGCCGGTGCCACGTGGCTGGCGGCACCGTCCGCCATGGCCCAGGGGGAAGCCGGCGACATCAAGATCCATCGGGTGGGCGTGCCCTTCGGAGTCTCGAAGGACGACCCCGTGGTCTGCCGGTTCTACCTGGACGCCGCCAACTTCGACGTCCTGCCCAGCATCGGCTACAGCATCCAGCCGCAGCCACCGCTGCCCAACAGCGCCACCGTCACCGGCGCCATCGCCCTGGGCGGCGGCGCGGGCCACACCGACCCGCTGGGGCTCGCTGACGGGCAGTACAAGATCACCTGGACCGTCGCCGGCACTCCCAAGGAGAAGATCTTCCGCGTCCACTGCCGCGGGGACAACGGCCCACACGCGGGGGCGCATGGTCCGGGCGGCCGGATCGAGGACCCGGGCCGCAACGAGGCCGCAGGCTACGGGCGCGGCGACCTCGGCGGTCCGCTGGGCGGCGTCCAGGCGGGCGGCGGCGGTCTCGCCTCGTCGGTCGCGGCCTTCTCGCCGGTGACCGGGGCGGCGGCCGTGGGTCTGGTCGCGGTCAGCGGGGTCGTGTACACGCGGCTGGCCCGCCGGCGCCCGCATGGTGCCGCGTAGGCGCAGACGCAGGCCCTGGTACCGGACCCGCGCCTACCGCCTGGCCAGGACGACCGTGCTCGCGGTCGTCCTGGTCACGGCCGGGAACCGGTGCGGCGGGCAGCACGACGGCACCGCGCCGGAGCGAGCCGCCGGGCCGGGCGCCGTGGCCCCGGCCCACCCGGGTCCCTCCGGCGCGGAGGGCGACGGGGAGGACGGAGGCAGGGCGGACGGCCGCGCCCCGGCACGCAGTTATTCCGGCACGGACGGTTCGAACGGCGACGGCCCGGACCCCGGCAGGTCCGCCTCGCCACGGCCCGGATCCTCCTCGCGCCCGCCCGCGCCGCTGCCCCGGTCCCGTGCGACCACCCTGCGCATCCCCTCCCTCGGCATCGACGCGCCCATCATCGGGGTCCGCCTCGACGGCGACCGGGAACTCCGGACACCACCGGTCGACAAGCCCAAGCTCGTCGGCTGGTACGACGGCGGCCCCACGCCCGGGGAGCCCGGCACGGCGGTCGCGGTCGGGCACCGCGACACCAGGACCGGCGCCGCCGTCTTCGCCGGGCTCGGCCGGCTCGGGCCGGGCCACCGCATCGAGGTCCGGCGCGAGGACGGCCGCACCGCCGTCTACACCGTCGACAAGGTACGGGTCTTCGACAAGGCCCGCTTCCCGGACAAGGAGGTGTACGGCACGTCCCGCCGCTCCGAACTCCGCGTGATCACCTGCGGTGGCCTCTACACCCACAGGGCCGGCTACTCCAGCAACGTCGTCGTCTTCGCCCACCTGACCTCGACGACCTGACACCGGGCGGCGCGGCGGGCGGGTGGCCCACGGCCGGCCGCCCGCCCTGAACATGATCGTCCGCTTTCCCGCCTGGCGGACGGCGGCGTCCGATCCTGCCCGGTCTCTTCCCCCCGGTGCGCACATTCCGTTAACTTCCGTGACTCATACGCCCCGTACGACCCGCACGAGGCGTTCGACCCGCGGAGCCTCAGTGCTCTGGTGAGTCCCGGGGGAATGCCTCATGACACGCGCCATCTCTCTGCACGACGTGAGCAAGACCTACGCCAAGGGCGTCCGCGTGGTGGACCGCCTCTCGCTCGACATCGCGCCCGGCGAGTTCCTGGTGCTGCTCGGGCCCTCCGGCTGCGGGAAGTCCACCGTGCTCAGGATGATCGCCGGGCTGGAGGAGATCACCGAGGGGCAGTTGCTGCTCGACGGCGAGTACGGCAACGATCTGCCGCCCTCCGGCCGGGACATGGCGATGGTCTTCCAGAACTTCGCGCTCTACCCGAACATGACCAGCCGCGACAACATCGGCTTCCCGCTGCGCATCGAGTCGCCCGGCGCGGACCCCGCCGGCCGCGTCGACGCCACCGCCCGGATGCTGGGCATCGAGGACCTCCTCGACCGTTTTCCCAGCCAGCTCTCCGGCGGCGAACGCCAGCGCGTCGCCATGGGCCGCGCGATCTCCCGGCACCCCTCCGCCTTCCTGATGGACGAGCCGCTGTCCAACCTCGACGCCAAGCTCCGCAACCATCTGCGCGCCGAAATATCCAAGCTGACCAGGGAGTTGGGCGTCACCACGGTCTACGTCACCCATGACCAGTCCGAGGCCATGTCCCTGGGCGACCGGGTCGCCGTCCTGCGCGGCGGCGTCCTCCAGCAGGTGGACACCCCACGCGCGGTGTACGCCCTGCCCCGCAACGTCTTCGTGGCCGCCTTCATCGGCACCCCGCGCATCAACCTGCTGCGCGGTCTGGTCCGCGCCCCGCTCGACGGCGCCATGACCATCAGCCTGGGCAAGCAGTTCCTGCGCCTGCCCGAACCCCTGTCCCTGGACCACCAGTTGCTGCGCGTGCAGCAGGGCCGCGAAGTGATCGTGGGGCTGCGCTCGGAGGCCGTTCGGATCGCCCCCAAGTTCTCGGCCTCGTCCCGGCGCACGGGAGCCCCCGCGCCCGTCGCCCGGCCCGGGGAGGTGACGATCACCGGGCTCGTGGAGCACATGGAGTTCCAGGGCCACGAGGTCCTCGTCCACTTCAACACCGGCTCCCGCCCCGCCGTCGTGCCCGATCTGGAGGCCCCGCGTCCCACCCGGCGCCCGACCCGGCGGCGCCGGCGCGAGGGCACGGTCCTGAACCGACTGCGGGACCGGGCGGGCGCCCTGCGCGCGGGACCCGTGGTGGTGCTGGAGCACCCCGCCGGACCCGCGCCGGACCCGGTCGCCGCGCCGGAGCCCCGCCTGCCCGGCGACCTGGTCGTGCGGACCACGCCGGACATCGAACTGCGGCACGGGATGCAGGTGCCGCTCCTGGTCGACCTCGCCCGCCTGTTCGTCTTCGACCAACGCGGCGAGCGCATCTGCCCGGCCCCGGACCGGCTGCCCGACCTGGAGGAGTGAAGGGCCCCGGCAGGGCGGGGACCGGCAGGACGAGGGGCGTGCGGCCGATGGAAAGCTACCGGCGCTAGTTTATGGACTGTCAGTAGCTTGTTCACGCGGATGCTTGTGCACGCGGACGAGACCGACGACGGCCCCCGCCCCGGAGGAGCACGATGAAGGCACACGACGGCATGTACATCGACGGCGCCTGGCGTCCCGCCGCGGGCCGGGACGTCATCGAGGTGGTGAACCCGGCCGACGAGCAGGTGATCGGCACCGTGCCCGCGGGCACCGCCGAGGACGTCGACGCGGCCGTACGCGCGGCCCGCGCCGCCCTGCCCGGCTGGTCCGCGACTCCGCCCGCAGAGCGGGCCGCCCGCCTGGCCGCACTGCGGGACGCGCTGGCGGCCCGCGAGGAGGAGATCGCCGGGACCGTCACCGCCGAACTCGGTTCGCCGCTCGCCTTCTCCCGGACGGTCCACGTGGGCATGCCGATCGCGGTCGCCGGCTTCTACGCCGGCCTCGCGGCGACGTACGCCTTCGAGGAGAAGGTCGGCAACTCCACCGTGTACCACGAGCCGGTCGGCGTCGTCGGCGCGATCACCCCCTGGAACTACCCGCTGCACCAGATCGTCGCCAAGGCCACCCCCGCGCTGGCCGCGGGCTGCACCGTCGTCCTCAAGCCCGCCGAGGACACCCCGCTCACGGCCCGGCTGTTCGCCGGGGCGGTCGACGAGGCCGGGCTGCCGGCGGGCGTGTTCAACCTGGTCACCGGAGTCGGCCCGGTCGCGGGACAGGAGCTCGCCGAGCACCCGGACGTGGACCTGGTCTCCTTCACCGGATCCACGGCCGTCGGCAGGCGGATCGGCGCGATCGCGGGCGCCGCCGTCAAGAAGGTCGCCCTGGAACTGGGCGGCAAGTCCGCCAACGTCATCCTGCCCAGCGCCGACCTGGCCAGGGCGGTGAACGTCGGCGTCGCCAACGTCATGTCCAACTCCGGCCAGACGTGCAGCGCCTGGACCCGCATGCTGGTCCACCACGACCAGTACGAGGAGGCGGTCGCCCTGGCCGCGACGGCCGCCGCCAAGTACGGCGAGCGCATCGGTCCCGTGGTGAACGCCAAGCAGCGGGCACGGGTGCGCGGTTACATCGAGAAGGGCGTCGCCGAGGGCGCCCGCGTCGTCGCGGGCGGCCCCGGATCCCCGCGCGAACGGGGCTACTTCGTCAGCCCCACCGTCCTCGCCGACGTCACCCCCGGGATGACCGTCGCCCAGGAGGAGATCTTCGGCCCGGTCCTCTCCATCCTCCGCTACGACGACGAGGAGGACGCCCTGCGCATCGCCAACGGCACGGTCTACGGCCTCGCCGGCGCCGTCTGGGCGGGCGACGAGGCGGAGGCGGTGGCCTTCGCCCGCCGGCTGGACACCGGCCAGGTCGACATCAACGGCGGCCGCTTCAACCCCCTCGCCCCCTTCGGCGGTTACAAGCAGTCCGGCGTGGGCCGCGAACTCGGCACGCACGGCCTCACCGAATACCTCCAGACCAAGTCCCTCCAGTTCTAGGGGAGTCACGTCTCATGGCCGTACGTGCCGCCGTCCTGCCCGCTGTCGGCTCGCCGTTGGAGATCACCGGGATCGAGTTGCCGGAGCCGGGGCCCGGACGGGTTCGTGTCCGGCTCGCTGCCGCCGGGGTCTGCCACTCCGATCTGTCCCTGACGAACGGCACCCTGCGGGTGCCGGTGCCCGCCGTTCTCGGTCATGAGGGCGCCGGGACCGTCGTCGCGGTCGGCGAGGGCGTCACCCACGTCGCACCGGGGGACACGGTGGTGCTCAACTGGGCGCCGTCCTGCGGGAACTGCCACGCCTGCTCGCTCGGCGAGGTCTGGCTGTGCGCCAACGCGATGAACGGCGCCGCCGACGTCCACGCCCGCACCGCCGACGGCACCGAACTGCACCCCGGCCTGAACGTCGCCGCCTTCGCCGAGGAGACGGTGGTCGCCGCCTCCTGCGTGCTGCCCCTCCCGGACGGCGTCCCGGTCACCGACGCCGCGCTCCTCGGCTGCGCCGTCCTCACCGGTTACGGCGCCGTCCACCACGCGGCGAAGGTGCGCCCCGGTGAGACGGTCGCGGTGTTCGGCGTCGGCGGAGTGGGCCTCGCCACCCTCCAGGCCGCCCGGATCGCCGGCGCCGGGAGGATCGTCGCCGTGGACGTCTCCCCGGAGAAGGAGGAACTCGCCCGACGGGCGGGCGCCACCGACTTCCTCCCGGCCACCGGGGACACCCCCCGCGAGATCCGCGCCCTCACCGGGAAACAGGGGGTCGACGCCGCCGTGGAGTGCGTGGGCCGCGCGGTCACGATCCGCGCCGCCTGGGAGTCCACCCGCCGTGGCGGCCGCACGACGGTCGTCGGCATCGGCGGCAAGGACGAGCAGGTCACCTTCAACGCCCTGGAACTCTTCCACTGGGGCCGTACCCTGACCGGCTGCGTCTACGGCAACTCGGATCCGGCCAGGGACCTGCCCGTGCTCGCCGAACACGTCCGCTCCGGCCGGCTCGACCTGGCCGCCCTGGTCACCGACCGGATCTCCCTGGACGACATCCCGGCCGCCTTCGAGAACATGCTGGCCGGCAAGGGCGGCCGGGCGCTGGTGGTGTTCTGAGGCCCGCCGGTCGTCCCGGGGTCAGGACACGTGTTCCGGCCGGGGCTCCTCGCGCGCCGTCCGGGAGGTCCGGCGGTGCGGACGGGAGCGGGAGACTGCCACTCCGGCCAGGCACAGGGCCCCGCCCACCAGGGTCACCGGACCCGGCACCTCACCCAGCGCCAGCCACGACATCAGCACGACCAGGGCCGGCACGGCGTACGTCGTCGCGCCCATCCGGCTCGCGGTCGTGCGGGACAGCGCGTAGGCCCAGGTCGTGAACGCGAGCGCGGTCGGGAACACGCCCAGGTAGACCATGTTGAGTGTGGCCGGCAGCGGGGCGCGGGCGGCCTCGTGGAGGAGTTGGCCGGTGAAGGGGAGGCAGACGACCGCGCCGACCAGGCACCCGAACGTCGTCACCTGCAACACGCTCGCCCGGCCCAGCGCCGGCTTCTGGGCGACGACCCCGGAGGCGTACGCGACCGCCGCCAGCAGGCACAGCACCACGCCCAGCACCGAGGATCCGCCGCCGCCCGACATCGACAGGCCCACGGTCACCGCCCCCGCGAACGACACCGCCATGCCCGCCAGCAGCCGCGGCGGCATCGGATCCCCCAGCAGCCGCGCCCCGAGCAGCGCGATCAGCAGCGGGCCGACATTGACCACCAGCGCCGCGGTCCCGGCGTCCACCTGCTGCTCGCCCCAGTTCAGGGCCACCATGTAGAAGCCGAACCACAGCAGCCCGGATATCGCGATCCCGCGCCAGGCAGCCCGCGGCGGCCAGCCCTCCCGCCGCACCAGGCAGATCGCGCCCAGCGTCAGGGCTCCGGCCAGCAGCCGCCCGAGGGCCAGCGCGCCCGGCGAGTACGCGGCACCCGCGCTGCGGATCGAGACGAAGGCGGAGGCCCACAGCACCACGGTGACCGTGGCGGCCGCGGCGGCCAGGCGGGACGGGGAGACGTTCATCATGCTTCCTGAGGTTAGGTGGGCAGGGGTGGGCGGGGCTCGCGGATTTCGGACGGCGGGACCGGCCGACGGCGCGCTCAGCGCAGCGCCGCCGTCTCGATCCCCAGCAGGTCGGACAGGGCGCGCTCGCCGGCCGGGGTGACCCCGACGGCGCGCTCCGAGCCGATGCGCACGCACCAGCCCGCGTCGAAGGCGTGCCGGCACAGGGCCGCGCCGGCGGCCCCCGCGAGATGGGGGCGCCGTTCCGTCCAGTCGAGGCAGGCCCGGACCAGCGGGCGCCGCCCCGTGCGGTCCAGGCCGATGCCCGTCGTGCCGAACCAGGTCAGCCCGGCGTCCGTCAGCGCGAAGCCGAGGTCCTGGCGCAGCAGTCCGCGCGCGGTGAGCGCGTCGGTGAGCGCGATGCCGAGCCGCCCGGCGAGATGGTCGTAGCAGGTGCGCCCGCGGGCCATCGCCGACCCGGCGCTCGACTCCCGCAGCGTGTGCGGCCGGCGCGCGGCCCGCGGGGCGGCCTGGGCGGCCAGGTCCTCCACGAGCTGGGCGACCCGCGCGTCGGCCAGGCGCACGTACCGGTGCCGGCCCTGCCGCTCCTCGGTGAGCAGCCCGCCCGCGACGAGCTTGCCCAGGTGCTCGCTGAGCGTGGACGCGGCGACACCCGCGTGCCGGGCCAGTTCGCCGGCCGTCCACGCCCGCCCGTCGAGCAGCGCCAGCAGGCACGCGGCCCGCGTCTCGTCGGCGATCAGCCCGGCGAGCGCGGCCAGGGGTGGTGCCACGGGGTCCTGGCGCCGGGTCCGTATCCGTTCTCCGGTGCTCATGAGGCCAGCATGGGACACGGACGCTTCGGCGCGCCGAAGTGTGCTCACGTGCTCCGCCCCACCTGCTCGTACTGCCGGGTCAGCCCGTCCAGCAGCGCCGCAAGACCGGTCTCGAAGGCCCGTTCGTCGATCTTCTCCTGCTGCTCGGCCAGCAGATGGGCCTGCCCGAGACGCGGGTAGTCGGCCGGGTCGTAGGCCCCGGCGTCGTCCACGAAGCCCCCGGCGAAGGAGCTGAGCGCGGAGCCCATGATGAAGTACCGCATCAGCGCGCCGATGGAGGTCGCCGCGCCGGTGGCCAGCCCGCGTCGACCATCGCGCCGTAGACCGCGTCGGCCAACCGAAGCGCGGCGGGACGGCGGCCGGGGCCGCCGGCGAGGACCGGAACGATGTTCGGGTGGTCGCGCAGGGCGGCCCGGTAGGACACGGCCCAGTCGCGCAGCGCGGTCCGCCAGTCCCGGCCGTCCTCGAACATCGACAGGTCGACCTGGGCGCTCACCGAGTCCGCGACCGCCTCCAGGATCTCGTCCTTGGTCCGGAAGTGGTGGTAGAGCGAGGGCCCGCTCACCCCCAGCTCGGCGGCGAGCCGGCGGGTGGAGACGGCCG from Streptomyces sp. 6-11-2 encodes:
- a CDS encoding GntR family transcriptional regulator produces the protein MTSFAPDSIVLNRKLPLWYQVSQSLRASILGRSPQDPLRLPTEEQLAGHYGVSVLTMRQALKELEDEGLITRHRRRGTFIEPGARRGAPVRLLGSVDAIVAQQSGMTTELLAHGTEAVPAELAEFFPDLGEVATYHRLRGDEKTGEPTNHARNYVRPELARRMTPEDLVRWPMTKVLRDVVGADISRITDTVQARLADPETARLLQVPLLSPILHYTGITYDAAGRPLDVAVIHYRGDRFSFTVTLDAT
- the hmgA gene encoding homogentisate 1,2-dioxygenase; amino-acid sequence: MSGDARKTAEKLTYLSGFGNEHSSEAVPGALPEGRNSPQRAPLGLYAEQLSGTAFTEPRAHNRRSWLYRIRPSAAHPAFTRTGNGAIRTAPFTETVPDPNRLRWNPLPEPARGTDFLAGLWTLGGNGDATQRTGVAVHLYHADSSMERVFGDADGELLIVPERGGLLLRTEFGLLHAEPGDVALIPRGVRFRVELLDATARGYVCENYGAPFRLPDLGPIGANGLANARDFRAPVAAYEDTEGPVEVVNKFCGNLWTAIYDHSPLDVVAWHGNLVPYVYDLRRFNVIGTISYDHPDPSIFTVLTSPSDTPGLAGVDFVVFAPRWLVGEDTFRPPYFHRNVMSEYMGLIEGAYDAKAEGFVPGGGSLHNMMSAHGPDRETFDRASAAELQPHKVDDGLAFMFETRWPLTLTPHAAGAEHRQRRYDDVWQGLERHFRPLP
- a CDS encoding TetR/AcrR family transcriptional regulator, giving the protein MSHPTPLRRAPVQRRSAERLTRILDACADLLDEVGYDALTTRAVAERAGVPIGSVYRFFGNKRAMADALAQRNLDRYTERVAEWLKKAEKAEKAKKEGTEGTEGKAGSGGWRAAMDAVLDEYLAMKRTAPGFSLVDFGNQIPVGARYAEPNHRVADRLTDLLSGYLRRPPDDDLRRTFLIAVETADTLVQLAFRVDAQGDERIIEEMRRMLRAYLARVLD
- a CDS encoding class F sortase; its protein translation is MVPRRRRRRPWYRTRAYRLARTTVLAVVLVTAGNRCGGQHDGTAPERAAGPGAVAPAHPGPSGAEGDGEDGGRADGRAPARSYSGTDGSNGDGPDPGRSASPRPGSSSRPPAPLPRSRATTLRIPSLGIDAPIIGVRLDGDRELRTPPVDKPKLVGWYDGGPTPGEPGTAVAVGHRDTRTGAAVFAGLGRLGPGHRIEVRREDGRTAVYTVDKVRVFDKARFPDKEVYGTSRRSELRVITCGGLYTHRAGYSSNVVVFAHLTSTT
- a CDS encoding ABC transporter ATP-binding protein; translated protein: MTRAISLHDVSKTYAKGVRVVDRLSLDIAPGEFLVLLGPSGCGKSTVLRMIAGLEEITEGQLLLDGEYGNDLPPSGRDMAMVFQNFALYPNMTSRDNIGFPLRIESPGADPAGRVDATARMLGIEDLLDRFPSQLSGGERQRVAMGRAISRHPSAFLMDEPLSNLDAKLRNHLRAEISKLTRELGVTTVYVTHDQSEAMSLGDRVAVLRGGVLQQVDTPRAVYALPRNVFVAAFIGTPRINLLRGLVRAPLDGAMTISLGKQFLRLPEPLSLDHQLLRVQQGREVIVGLRSEAVRIAPKFSASSRRTGAPAPVARPGEVTITGLVEHMEFQGHEVLVHFNTGSRPAVVPDLEAPRPTRRPTRRRRREGTVLNRLRDRAGALRAGPVVVLEHPAGPAPDPVAAPEPRLPGDLVVRTTPDIELRHGMQVPLLVDLARLFVFDQRGERICPAPDRLPDLEE
- a CDS encoding aldehyde dehydrogenase family protein — protein: MKAHDGMYIDGAWRPAAGRDVIEVVNPADEQVIGTVPAGTAEDVDAAVRAARAALPGWSATPPAERAARLAALRDALAAREEEIAGTVTAELGSPLAFSRTVHVGMPIAVAGFYAGLAATYAFEEKVGNSTVYHEPVGVVGAITPWNYPLHQIVAKATPALAAGCTVVLKPAEDTPLTARLFAGAVDEAGLPAGVFNLVTGVGPVAGQELAEHPDVDLVSFTGSTAVGRRIGAIAGAAVKKVALELGGKSANVILPSADLARAVNVGVANVMSNSGQTCSAWTRMLVHHDQYEEAVALAATAAAKYGERIGPVVNAKQRARVRGYIEKGVAEGARVVAGGPGSPRERGYFVSPTVLADVTPGMTVAQEEIFGPVLSILRYDDEEDALRIANGTVYGLAGAVWAGDEAEAVAFARRLDTGQVDINGGRFNPLAPFGGYKQSGVGRELGTHGLTEYLQTKSLQF
- a CDS encoding Zn-dependent alcohol dehydrogenase, with product MAVRAAVLPAVGSPLEITGIELPEPGPGRVRVRLAAAGVCHSDLSLTNGTLRVPVPAVLGHEGAGTVVAVGEGVTHVAPGDTVVLNWAPSCGNCHACSLGEVWLCANAMNGAADVHARTADGTELHPGLNVAAFAEETVVAASCVLPLPDGVPVTDAALLGCAVLTGYGAVHHAAKVRPGETVAVFGVGGVGLATLQAARIAGAGRIVAVDVSPEKEELARRAGATDFLPATGDTPREIRALTGKQGVDAAVECVGRAVTIRAAWESTRRGGRTTVVGIGGKDEQVTFNALELFHWGRTLTGCVYGNSDPARDLPVLAEHVRSGRLDLAALVTDRISLDDIPAAFENMLAGKGGRALVVF
- a CDS encoding DMT family transporter, yielding MMNVSPSRLAAAAATVTVVLWASAFVSIRSAGAAYSPGALALGRLLAGALTLGAICLVRREGWPPRAAWRGIAISGLLWFGFYMVALNWGEQQVDAGTAALVVNVGPLLIALLGARLLGDPMPPRLLAGMAVSFAGAVTVGLSMSGGGGSSVLGVVLCLLAAVAYASGVVAQKPALGRASVLQVTTFGCLVGAVVCLPFTGQLLHEAARAPLPATLNMVYLGVFPTALAFTTWAYALSRTTASRMGATTYAVPALVVLMSWLALGEVPGPVTLVGGALCLAGVAVSRSRPHRRTSRTAREEPRPEHVS
- a CDS encoding helix-turn-helix transcriptional regulator, yielding MSTGERIRTRRQDPVAPPLAALAGLIADETRAACLLALLDGRAWTAGELARHAGVAASTLSEHLGKLVAGGLLTEERQGRHRYVRLADARVAQLVEDLAAQAAPRAARRPHTLRESSAGSAMARGRTCYDHLAGRLGIALTDALTARGLLRQDLGFALTDAGLTWFGTTGIGLDRTGRRPLVRACLDWTERRPHLAGAAGAALCRHAFDAGWCVRIGSERAVGVTPAGERALSDLLGIETAALR